In a single window of the Coffea eugenioides isolate CCC68of chromosome 3, Ceug_1.0, whole genome shotgun sequence genome:
- the LOC113767145 gene encoding tyrosine--tRNA ligase, chloroplastic/mitochondrial-like isoform X1 — protein sequence MPFYIYLAAEEMSVAASAAAAAVGAGAVALFRLNRLPSSPSTSYRSCLLLKGLRAFAPFPYRYHFASYSTSSLLSQEAAAVASQLPRSHANTSSNVVEILEQRGLLESLTSDGLRSVCSSSAPNQPPLRVYCGFDPTADSLHLGNLLGIIVLSWFLRCGHRAVALIGGATGRVGDPSGKSSERPELDLETLHKNISGISATIRHILSRAAPTPDSVSILNNYEWWKDVRLLDFLKDVGRYARVGTMMSKESVRKRLESDQGMSYTEFTYQILQGYDFVHLFRQEGVSVQIGGSDQWGNITAGTDLIRRILRVEGAAYGLTFPLLLKSDGTKFGKSEDGAIWLSPSKFTPYNFYQYFFSVPDDDVVRFLKMLTFLSLEEIAQLERDMDTPGYVPNTAQRRLAEEVTRFVHGQEGLDEALKATEALRPGAATKLDAKTIEGIREDVPSCSLPYDQVLSLSLLDLSVSSGLLESKSAARRLLKQGGLYLNNSRVDSEAKKIEANDIIDGKVILLSAGKKNKMVVRVS from the coding sequence ATGCCCTTTTATATATATCTAGCAGCAGAAGAGATGTCTGTGGCAGCTtcggctgctgctgctgctgttggGGCTGGGGCGGTCGCCTTGTTCAGACTAAACAGGTTGCCTTCTTCCCCCTCCACCTCCTACCGCTCTTGTCTTCTTCTCAAAGGACTCCGAGCTTTTGCACCATTTCCATACCGATACCACTTCGCTTCTTATTCTACTTCTTCTTTGCTTTCACAAGAAGCAGCAGCTGTTGCTTCCCAACTTCCACGCTCACACGCCAATACCTCCTCCAATGTGGTGGAAATTCTTGAACAGAGGGGCCTGCTGGAATCTCTCACCAGCGATGGTCTCAGGTCCGTCTGCTCCTCCTCCGCCCCTAACCAACCACCTCTTCGAGTCTACTGTGGTTTTGACCCCACCGCTGATAGCCTCCACCTCGGCAATCTCCTTGGCATTATTGTCCTCTCTTGGTTCCTCCGCTGCGGTCATCGTGCTGTCGCCCTCATCGGGGGAGCCACCGGCCGCGTAGGTGACCCTTCTGGCAAGAGTTCCGAAAGGCCTGAGCTTGACCTTGAAACCCTCCATAAGAACATTTCTGGGATTTCCGCCACCATTCGCCACATTCTTAGCAGGGCTGCTCCTACCCCTGATTCTGTTTCTATCCTGAATAATTATGAGTGGTGGAAAGATGTTAGGCTGCTGGATTTCCTCAAGGATGTTGGGAGGTATGCGAGGGTGGGCACCATGATGTCCAAGGAAAGCGTCCGGAAGAGGCTTGAATCTGATCAGGGCATGAGCTACACTGAGTTCACCTACCAGATCCTCCAGGGCTATGACTTTGTCCATCTCTTTCGCCAAGAAGGAGTCTCTGTTCAGATCGGTGGCAGCGATCAATGGGGCAACATCACTGCCGGGACGGACCTTATCCGCAGAATTCTTCGCGTTGAAGGGGCAGCCTACGGACTCACATTCCCTCTCCTCCTCAAGAGTGATGGTACTAAATTTGGAAAATCAGAGGATGGTGCCATTTGGCTTTCCCCTTCCAAGTTTACCCCTTATAACTTTTACCAGTATTTCTTTTCGGTTCCTGATGATGATGTTGTCAGGTTCCTCAAGATGCTTACTTTCTTGAGCTTGGAGGAGATTGCACAGCTGGAAAGGGACATGGATACCCCTGGCTATGTTCCCAACACTGCCCAGCGTAGGCTGGCTGAGGAGGTTACTCGGTTTGTACATGGTCAAGAGGGTCTGGACGAGGCTCTCAAGGCCACTGAGGCTTTGAGGCCTGGGGCAGCTACCAAGTTGGATGCTAAAACCATTGAGGGGATTAGAGAGGATGTTCCTTCTTGTTCGCTCCCTTACGATCAGGTCCTGAGTCTGTCTCTGTTGGATCTCTCGGTTTCAAGTGGATTGCTTGAGAGTAAATCAGCAGCACGGCGTCTACTCAAGCAAGGAGGGCTTTATCTGAACAACAGTAGGGTTGACAGCGAGGCAAAAAAGATTGAGGCAAATGATATTATAGACGGAAAAGTTATTCTTTTATCTGCTGGAAAGAAGAATAAGATGGTTGTAAGAGTTTCTTGA
- the LOC113766555 gene encoding inactive glucose-1-phosphate adenylyltransferase small subunit 2, chloroplastic has product MSLHVSSHLNIVQLPHNYNYAKPALKLTVPAARPPPPSLAVKNVQQNPEHAAALICNVQQSVAAIVFGDGSPSRLYPLTKRRSEGAIPIAGNYRLIDAVVSNCINSNISKIYALTQFNSTSLNSHLSRAYSGASLGKEGFVEVIAACQTPEAMGWFKGPADAIRRSLSVLEEYPVLEFLILPGHHLYKMNYQKLVEAHRNNSADITIAVHGSRRYDNPGFGIFTVNSKNQVTGFLREPGMNPESAQHSATFTDIPTPYNIYPGMGIYVINRDVMINLVTEHFPTANDLTGEIMPGAISLGMKIHAYKFEGYWEDMTSIEAFYHANMESTKNASTAAHNSFYDRDNPLYTLPRHLPPTLITDAVIVDSVVGDGCVLSRCKIKGTVVGMRTRVGEGATIEDSIIMGSDTYPGSIVQGVNANHGVSNIPIGIGEGAVIKKAIVDKNARIGKNVLIINKDNVQEGDKEANGYVIRKGIIIIIERAIISDGTIL; this is encoded by the exons ATGTCCCTTCATGTTTCTTCCCATCTCAACATTGTGCAGCTTCCTCATAATTATAACTATGCCAAGCCTGCGTTGAAGCTTACTGTCCCTGCCGCTCGTCCTCCTCCTCCGAGCCTGGCAGTTAAAAATGTGCAGCAAAATCCTGAACATGCAGCTGCCCT CATTTGTAATGTCCAGCAGAGTGTTGCAGCCATTGTTTTTGGAGATGGATCGCCCTCCAGGCTGTATCCTCTGACAAAACGAAGATCAGAAGGCGCCATTCCTATAGCAGGGAATTACAGACTGATTGATGCAGTTGTCAGCAACTGCATCAACAGTAACATTTCCAAGATATACGCTCTTACCCAATTTAACTCTACTTCTCTGAATTCCCACCTTTCCAGAGCTTACTCTGGAGCATCTCTGGGGAAGGAGGGCTTTGTGGAAGTAATTGCAGCATGTCAGACTCCTGAAGCAATGGGCTGGTTCAAG GGACCTGCTGATGCTATAAGGAGGAGCTTATCAGTGCTTGAAGAGTATCCAGTTCTGGAGTTTCTGATCCTTCCAGGACACCATCTCTATAAGATGAATTACCAGAAACTTGTAGAGGCTCATCGGAACAACTCAGCTGACATAACTATAGCAGTTCATGGTAGCAGGAGATATGATAATCCAGGATTTGGCATTTTCACAGTGAACTCCAAAAACCAAGTTACTGGATTTCTCCGGGAGCCGGGGATGAATCCTGAATCG GCACAGCATTCAGCGACATTCACTGATATCCCCACCCCGTACAATATTTATCCTGGCATGGGGATTTATGTGATTAACAGAGATGTGATGATAAACCTTGTCACAGAACATTTTCCAACCGCGAATGATTTAACGGGCGAAATAATGCCTGGGGCAATATCCTTGGGGATGAAG ATTCACGCATACAAGTTTGAAGGGTATTGGGAGGATATGACAAGCATTGAAGCATTCTATCATGCAAATATGGAAAGCACAAAGAATGCAAGCACTGCTGCACATAA CAGCTTTTACGACAGAGACAATCCACTTTATACTCTACCTCGACATTTGCCTCCAACTCTGATAACTGATGCTGTCATTGTCGACTCTGTGGTCGGAGATGGCTGCGTGCTAAGC AGGTGCAAGATCAAAGGCACGGTGGTTGGCATGAGAACAAGGGTCGGAGAGGGGGCAACCATTGAGGATTCAATAATAATGGGTTCTGATACATATCCA GGAAGTATTGTTCAAGGGGTTAACGCAAATCATGGTGTCAGCAACATTCCTATTGGGATTGGGGAAGGTGCAGTCATTAAAAAAGCTATTGTCGACAAGAATGCAAGGATTGGCAAAAATGTTTTG ATCATAAATAAGGACAATGTGCAGGAGGGAGACAAGGAAGCAAATGGCTACGTGATCAGAAAAGGCATAATCATCATCATAGAGAGGGCAATTATCTCAGATGGAACCATTCTGTGA
- the LOC113764673 gene encoding potassium transporter 4: MYTVDIDREEDSDDVMHQQAANGGQNSSCASGPEGRTEPTQVPKRTKNLAAKIPLADLSRNLLLAYQSFGVVYGDLSTSPLYVYKSIFVGKLSSHTNEDAIFGAFSLIFWTLTLIPLLKYTLILLSADDNGEGGTFALYSLLCRHAKFSLLPNQQAADEELSTYKYGPSAQHASSVPLRRFLEKHKKSRTVLLLVVLLGACMVIGDGVITPAISVLSSVSGIKVAENKLTQGEVILIVCVILVGLFALQHCGTHKVAFLFAPVVVLWLISIFVLGLYNVIHWNPKIVSALSPHYIVKFFKETGKDGWISLGGVLLAITGTEAMFADLGHFTASSIRIAFTFVVYPCLVIQYMGQAAFLSKNIPSIPRGFYDSIPGSIYWPMFVIATLAAIVASQAIISATFSIVKQCNALGCFPRVKVVHTSRHIYGQIYIPEINWILMIITLAIAIGFQDTTTIGNAYGLACMTVMFITTFLMSLVIVFVWQRNLLFAAAFLLFFWIIEGAYLSAALIKVPQGGWVSLLLSVIFMFIMFVWHYGTRKKYNFDVHNKVPLKWLLGLGPSLGIVRVPGIGLIYSELATGVPPIFSHFVTNLPAFHSVLVFVCVKSVPVPYVSPEERFLVGRICPRPYRMYRCIVRYGYKDIQRDDGNFENLLIQSIAEFIQMEAVEPQFSSSDNASFDGRMAVISTRNVGTNSSLVVSERDDSDEIVSIQSSRSLTLQSLRSAYDDENPQIRRRQVRFQLPESPGMDVSVREELLDLIQAKEAGAAYIMGHSYVKARRSSSYLKKLVIDIGYSFLRKNCRGPAVALNIPHISLIEVGMIYYV, from the exons ATTCCTTTGGCAGATCTTTCCAGAAACTTGCTTTTGGCCTACCAAAGCTTTGGGGTGGTATATGGAGATTTGAGCACTTCTCCTCTTTACGTATACAAGAGCATATTTGTTGGGAAGCTGTCAAGTCATACCAATGAGGATGCCATATTTGGTGCATTTTCTCTCATCTTTTGGACCTTAACATTGATACCTCTACTCAAATACACGCTCATACTGCTAAGTGCTGATGATAATGGTGAAG GTGGAACATTTGCTCTTTACTCTCTGCTCTGCAGACATGCAAAGTTTAGTTTACTTCCAAATCAACAAGCAGCTGACGAGGAGTTATCCACTTATAAATATGGCCCTTCGGCTCAGCATGCATCATCTGTACCATTGAGGCGATTTCTTGAGAAACATAAGAAGTCGCGAACGGTTCTACTTCTTGTGGTATTGTTGGGGGCTTGCATGGTCATAGGTGATGGTGTAATCACTCCTGCAATTTCTG TTCTGTCTTCTGTATCTGGAATTAAAGTTGCAGAGAACAAGTTAACTCAGG GTGAAGTTATATTGATTGTCTGTGTGATATTGGTTGGGCTCTTCGCTCTTCAGCACTGTGGTACACACAAGGTTGCTTTTCTATTTGCACCAGTTGTCGTCCTTTGGTTGATATCAATATTTGTCCTTGGGCTGTACAATGTAATACATTGGAACCCCAAAATAGTCTCTGCTCTTTCTCCACACTACATTGTTAAGTTCTTCAAGGAAACTGGCAAAGATGGATGGATATCACTTGGAGGAGTTCTCCTGGCCATTACAG GTACTGAAGCTATGTTTGCAGATCTTGGCCATTTCACTGCCAGCTCAATTCGG ATAGCATTTACCTTTGTTGTATACCCTTGTCTTGTGATCCAATACATGGGCCAGGCTGCTTTTCTCTCAAAAAATATCCCATCCATTCCACGTGGTTTCTATGACTCAATACCTG GTAGCATATATTGGCCTATGTTTGTGATTGCCACTCTTGCTGCAATTGTTGCTAGTCAGGCTATTATTTCAGCTACATTTTCTATTGTTAAACAATGTAACGCACTTGGTTGTTTCCCAAGGGTCAAGGTTGTCCACACCTCAAGACACATATATGGGCAGATCTACATACCAGAAATAAATTGGATTCTCATGATTATTACCCTTGCTATAGCAATTGGATTCCAGGATACAACTACAATTGGGAATGCATACG GCCTGGCTTGCATGACAGTCATGTTTATAACAACATTTCTCATGTCACTCGTCATAGTTTTTGTATGGCAAAGGAATCTCCTGTTTGCAGCAGcattcctccttttcttttggatcATTGAAGGTGCTTACTTGTCGGCTGCACTCATCAAAGTTCCTCAGGGTGGATGGGTCTCCCTTTTGCTCTCTGTGATATTTATGTTCATCATGTTTGTCTGGCATTATGGGACACGTAAGAAGTACAACTTTGATGTGCACAATAAAGTTCCATTGAAATGGCTGCTTGGATTGGGCCCCAGCCTTGGTATTGTTCGTGTTCCTGGGATAGGTCTGATTTACTCAGAATTGGCAACAGGAGTGCCTCCTATCTTCTCACACTTTGTGACAAATCTCCCTGCTTTTCATTCGGTATTGGTTTTTGTTTGTGTAAAATCGGTCCCCGTGCCTTATGTCTCACCTGAAGAACGCTTCCTTGTCGGCCGCATTTGTCCAAGACCGTATCGTATGTATCGCTGTATTGTCAGATATGGATATAAGGATATACAGCGAGATGATGGGAACTTTGAAAACCTGCTCATTCAAAGTATAGCAGAGTTCATCCAGATGGAAGCTGTTGAACCGCAGTTCTCAAGTTCTGATAATGCATCATTTGATGGAAGGATGGCAGTGATAAGCACCAGAAATGTGGGAACCAATTCAAGTTTAGTTGTATCTGAGCGGGATGATTCTGATGAAATTGTCTCCATCCAGAGTAGCAGATCTTTAACTCTTCAGAGTTTGAGATCAGCTTATGATGATGAGAACCCACAGATCAGGAGACGCCAAGTCAGATTTCAATTGCCAGAAAGCCCTGGCATGGATGTCTCGGTCAGGGAAGAGCTTTTGGACTTGATCCAGGCCAAGGAAGCGGGCGCGGCATATATTATGGGACACTCGTACGTGAAGGCAAGAAGGTCATCCTCGTATTTGAAAAAGCTTGTAATTGATATTGGATACTCCTTCCTTCGCAAGAATTGCAGGGGTCCTGCTGTGGCTCTAAACATTCCTCACATTAGCCTTATTGAAGTTGGCATGATATATTATGTGTAA
- the LOC113767144 gene encoding poly(ADP-ribose) glycohydrolase 1-like, whose product MENDTSTEKKKKKNSHGGEGELESEDDLKSILPYLPLHLCSSSLFWPPPVVVALKALSLGPHHSNVRSGQLLSLAISDLRSSLNYSSTSLSSSALHGYSLFFDDLMPRADSVRWFEEVLPKMALLLLNLPSLLETHYRRHQQQQQPLDSNTTCLRLLDSQQPGLVLLSQELIAALLSCAFFSLFPAANRGATCLPTINFHHLFASLYGCYEEYQESKIKCIVHYFERICLCMPTGNVSFERKVLPLDRRAVGISYPKPDFWNKSDLPLCPFEVQRSGLIEDQVREALEVDFANQYLGGGALHRGCVQEEIRFMINPELVAGMLFLPSMADNEAIEVVGTERFSNYTGYASSFRFSGDYVDHKDTDSLGRRKTRIIAIDALCSPGMRQYGSECLLREINKAFCGFCDMSKYQQYQDLFQYDEHWESDVDFDVKKLREQLRNDAMTLEGPSTSYQITEGAPENQLNQCLHKKAFQPSQHQEEIGIVTGNWGCGAFGGDPQLKAIIQWLAASQALRPFILYHTFGLETLEVLDQVTRWIISHEWTVGELWNMMVEYGSKRLKGETRVGFFSWLLPLVDSNDA is encoded by the exons atggAGAATGATACTTCTacggagaagaagaagaagaagaactcaCACGGCGGCGAGGGCGAGCTGGAGTCGGAGGATGACTTGAAGTCAATTCTGCCGTATTTACCCCTTCATCTCTGTTCCTCCTCTCTCTTCTGGCCCCCGCCTGTCGTTGTAGCTCTCAAAGCCCTCTCCCTGGGTCCCCATCACAGCAACGTCCGCTCCGGTCAACTCCTCTCCCTTGCCATCTCCGACCTCCGCAGCTCCCTCAACTATTCCTCCACCTCCCTTTCTTCCTCCGCTCTCCACGGCTACTCCCTCTTCTTCGACGAC ttgatgcCTAGGGCTGATTCGGTGAGGTGGTTTGAGGAGGTTTTGCCCAAGATGGCTCTTTTGCTCTTGAATTTGCCCTCCCTTTTGGAGACCCATTATCGGCGCcaccagcagcagcagcagccccTTGATAGTAATACAACTTGCCTCCGCTTGTTGGACTCCCAGCAGCCTGGCCTTGTGCTTCTCTCTCAA GAGTTGATTGCTGCTCTGCTTTCTTgcgctttcttttctttatttcctGCTGCCAATAGAGGTGCCACATGTCTCCCAACGATCAACTTTCATCATTTATTTGC GTCTCTATATGGGTGTTATGAGGAGTACCAGGAAAGCAAAATAAAGTGCATTGTTCACTATTTTGAGAGGATATGCTTATGCATGCCTACGGGCAATGTCTCATTTGAGCGCAAAGTTCTTCCTTTGGATCGGAGAGCTGTTGGCATTTCTTATCCAAAGCCTGATTTCTGGAACAAATCTGATCTGCCTCTGTGCCCTTTTGAG GTCCAAAGGTCTGGTTTAATTGAAGATCAGGTACGTGAAGCTTTGGAAGTGGACTTTGCAAACCAGTATTTAGGTGGTGGTGCTCTCCATCGTGGCTGTGTACAg GAAGAGATCCGTTTTATGATTAACCCTGAGTTGGTGGCCGGCATGCTATTCTTGCCTTCAATGGCAGACAATGAAGCTATAGAAGTCGTTGGTACAGAAAGGTTTTCCAATTATACAGG GTATGCTTCTTCATTCCGGTTTTCTGGTGACTATGTGGACCATAAGGATACTGATTCTTTAGGGAGGCGGAAGACAAGAATTATTGCCATAGATGCACTTTGTAGTCCTGGGATGAGACAGTATGGATCTGAATGCCTCCTGAG GGAGATTAACAAGGCATTCTGTGGCTTTTGTGATATGTCTAAGTATCAGCAGTATCAAGACTTGTTCCAATATGATGAACACTGGGAATCTGATGTTGATTTTGACGTAAAGAAATTGAGAGAACAGTTGAGAAATGATGCTATG ACTCTTGAAGGTCCCTCAACTTCATATCAAATAACTGAAGGAGCACCAGAAAATCAGCTGAATCAGTGCCTTCATAAAAAGGCATTTCAGCCTTCGCAGCATCAAGAGGAAATTGGGATTGTCACAGGGAATTGGGGTTGCGGTGCTTTTGGTGGAGATCCTCAACTTAAAGCTATTATTCAGTGGCTTGCTGCTTCTCAG GCTTTAAGACCTTTCATCTTGTACCACACATTTGGTTTAGAGACATTGGAGGTGCTAGATCAG GTGACTCGCTGGATTATATCCCATGAGTGGACTGTTGGAGAACTTTGGAATATGATGGTTGAGTACGGATCCAAGAGATTAAAAGGTGAAACCAGAGTTGGCTTTTTCAGTTGGCTCCTTCCCTTGGTAGATTCCAATGATGCATGA
- the LOC113767145 gene encoding tyrosine--tRNA ligase, chloroplastic/mitochondrial-like isoform X2 translates to MSVAASAAAAAVGAGAVALFRLNRLPSSPSTSYRSCLLLKGLRAFAPFPYRYHFASYSTSSLLSQEAAAVASQLPRSHANTSSNVVEILEQRGLLESLTSDGLRSVCSSSAPNQPPLRVYCGFDPTADSLHLGNLLGIIVLSWFLRCGHRAVALIGGATGRVGDPSGKSSERPELDLETLHKNISGISATIRHILSRAAPTPDSVSILNNYEWWKDVRLLDFLKDVGRYARVGTMMSKESVRKRLESDQGMSYTEFTYQILQGYDFVHLFRQEGVSVQIGGSDQWGNITAGTDLIRRILRVEGAAYGLTFPLLLKSDGTKFGKSEDGAIWLSPSKFTPYNFYQYFFSVPDDDVVRFLKMLTFLSLEEIAQLERDMDTPGYVPNTAQRRLAEEVTRFVHGQEGLDEALKATEALRPGAATKLDAKTIEGIREDVPSCSLPYDQVLSLSLLDLSVSSGLLESKSAARRLLKQGGLYLNNSRVDSEAKKIEANDIIDGKVILLSAGKKNKMVVRVS, encoded by the coding sequence ATGTCTGTGGCAGCTtcggctgctgctgctgctgttggGGCTGGGGCGGTCGCCTTGTTCAGACTAAACAGGTTGCCTTCTTCCCCCTCCACCTCCTACCGCTCTTGTCTTCTTCTCAAAGGACTCCGAGCTTTTGCACCATTTCCATACCGATACCACTTCGCTTCTTATTCTACTTCTTCTTTGCTTTCACAAGAAGCAGCAGCTGTTGCTTCCCAACTTCCACGCTCACACGCCAATACCTCCTCCAATGTGGTGGAAATTCTTGAACAGAGGGGCCTGCTGGAATCTCTCACCAGCGATGGTCTCAGGTCCGTCTGCTCCTCCTCCGCCCCTAACCAACCACCTCTTCGAGTCTACTGTGGTTTTGACCCCACCGCTGATAGCCTCCACCTCGGCAATCTCCTTGGCATTATTGTCCTCTCTTGGTTCCTCCGCTGCGGTCATCGTGCTGTCGCCCTCATCGGGGGAGCCACCGGCCGCGTAGGTGACCCTTCTGGCAAGAGTTCCGAAAGGCCTGAGCTTGACCTTGAAACCCTCCATAAGAACATTTCTGGGATTTCCGCCACCATTCGCCACATTCTTAGCAGGGCTGCTCCTACCCCTGATTCTGTTTCTATCCTGAATAATTATGAGTGGTGGAAAGATGTTAGGCTGCTGGATTTCCTCAAGGATGTTGGGAGGTATGCGAGGGTGGGCACCATGATGTCCAAGGAAAGCGTCCGGAAGAGGCTTGAATCTGATCAGGGCATGAGCTACACTGAGTTCACCTACCAGATCCTCCAGGGCTATGACTTTGTCCATCTCTTTCGCCAAGAAGGAGTCTCTGTTCAGATCGGTGGCAGCGATCAATGGGGCAACATCACTGCCGGGACGGACCTTATCCGCAGAATTCTTCGCGTTGAAGGGGCAGCCTACGGACTCACATTCCCTCTCCTCCTCAAGAGTGATGGTACTAAATTTGGAAAATCAGAGGATGGTGCCATTTGGCTTTCCCCTTCCAAGTTTACCCCTTATAACTTTTACCAGTATTTCTTTTCGGTTCCTGATGATGATGTTGTCAGGTTCCTCAAGATGCTTACTTTCTTGAGCTTGGAGGAGATTGCACAGCTGGAAAGGGACATGGATACCCCTGGCTATGTTCCCAACACTGCCCAGCGTAGGCTGGCTGAGGAGGTTACTCGGTTTGTACATGGTCAAGAGGGTCTGGACGAGGCTCTCAAGGCCACTGAGGCTTTGAGGCCTGGGGCAGCTACCAAGTTGGATGCTAAAACCATTGAGGGGATTAGAGAGGATGTTCCTTCTTGTTCGCTCCCTTACGATCAGGTCCTGAGTCTGTCTCTGTTGGATCTCTCGGTTTCAAGTGGATTGCTTGAGAGTAAATCAGCAGCACGGCGTCTACTCAAGCAAGGAGGGCTTTATCTGAACAACAGTAGGGTTGACAGCGAGGCAAAAAAGATTGAGGCAAATGATATTATAGACGGAAAAGTTATTCTTTTATCTGCTGGAAAGAAGAATAAGATGGTTGTAAGAGTTTCTTGA